Proteins from one Nyctibius grandis isolate bNycGra1 chromosome 2, bNycGra1.pri, whole genome shotgun sequence genomic window:
- the ZIC2 gene encoding zinc finger protein ZIC 2 → MLLDAGPQFPALGVGTFARHHHSAAAEMQDRELSLAAQNSFVDSAAAAAHMGAFKLNAGAHDLSPGQSSAFTSQAPGYPAAALGPHAAHVSSYSGAPFNSTRDFLFRSRGFGDSSPAGGQHGIFGPAAGSLHHPHTDAQSHLLFPGIHDQHGPHASQNVLNGQMRLGLPGEVFARSDQYRQVSSPRTDPYSAAQLHNQYGPMNMNMGMNMAAHHHHHPGAFFRYMRQQCIKQELICKWIDPEQLNNPKKSCNKTFSTMHELVTHVSVEHVGGPEQSNHVCYWEECPREGKPFKAKYKLVNHIRVHTGEKPFPCPFPGCGKVFARSENLKIHKRTHTGEKPFQCEFEGCDRRFANSSDRKKHMHVHTSDKPYLCKMCDKSYTHPSSLRKHMKVHESSPQGSESSPAASSGYESSTPPGLVSPTAESQNTSNLSPAAAAAAAAAAAVSAVHRGGGGGGGSGGGGGSGHSGLSSNFNEWYV, encoded by the exons ATGCTGCTGGACGCCGGCCCGCAGTTCCCGGCCCTCGGCGTGGGCACCTTCGCCCGGCATCACCACTCGGCCGCGGCGGAGATGCAGGACCGGGAGCTGAGCCTGGCGGCGCAGAACAGCTTCGTGGactcggcggcggcggcggcgcacATGGGCGCCTTCAAGCTCAACGCCGGGGCCCACGACCTCTCCCCCGGGCAGAGCTCGGCGTTCACCTCGCAGGCGCCCGGCTACCCCGCCGCCGCCCTGGGACCCCACGCCGCCCACGTCAGCTCCTACTCCGGGGCTCCCTTCAACTCCACCCGGGACTTCTTGTTCCGCAGCCGCGGCTTCGGGGACTCGTCGCCGGCCGGCGGGCAGCACGGCATCTTCGGCCCTGCCGccggcagcctgcaccacccGCACACGGACGCTCAGAGCCACCTCCTCTTCCCGGGCATCCACGACCAGCACGGCCCCCACGCCTCCCAAAACGTCCTCAACGGGCAGATGCGCCTGGGCTTGCCGGGGGAGGTGTTCGCCCGCTCGGATCAGTACCGCCAGGTCTCCAGCCCCAGGACTGACCCTTACTCGGCGGCTCAGCTGCACAACCAGTACGGCCCCATGAATATGAATATGGGCATGAACATGGCagcccaccaccaccaccacccaggTGCCTTTTTCCGCTACATGCGGCAGCAGTGCATCAAGCAAGAGCTCATCTGCAAGTGGATCGACCCCGAGCAgctgaacaaccccaaaaaAAGTTGCAATAAAACTTTCAGCACCATGCACGAGTTGGTCACCCACGTCTCGGTGGAGCACGTTGGGGGACCCGAACAGAGCAACCATGTCTGCTACTGGGAGGAGTGTCCCCGGGAAGGCAAGCCCTTCAAAGCGAAATACAAACTGGTCAATCATATCCGAGTGCACACGGGAGAGAAGCCCTTCCCTTGTCCCTTCCCCGGCTGCGGAAAAGTTTTCGCCAGATCAGAAAACCTCAAAATTCACAAAAGGACGCACACAG GGGAGAAGCCGTTCCAGTGCGAGTTCGAAGGCTGCGACCGGCGCTTCGCCAACAGCAGCGACCGCAAGAAGCACATGCACGTCCACACCTCGGACAAGCCCTACCTGTGCAAGATGTGCGACAAGTCCTacacccaccccagctccctgcggAAGCACATGAAG GTGCACGAGTCGTCCCCGCAAGGCTCCGAGTCCTCCCCGGCCGCCAGCTCCGGCTACGAGTCCTCTACCCCCCCGGGGCTGGTGTCCCCCACCGCCGAGTCGCAGAACACCAGCAACCTctccccggcggcggcggcggcggcagcggcggcggcggccgtgTCCGCCGTGcaccggggcggcggcggcggcggcggtagcggcggtggcggcggtaGCGGCCACAGCGGCCTCTCCTCCAACTTCAACGAGTGGTACGTGTAG
- the ZIC5 gene encoding LOW QUALITY PROTEIN: zinc finger protein ZIC 5 (The sequence of the model RefSeq protein was modified relative to this genomic sequence to represent the inferred CDS: deleted 1 base in 1 codon), protein MFLKAGRGKKITTASVDGLGCVVMEPPLSKRNPTLRLADLAAAQPHPHQNMTGFPGLGNHHVHTHHAAHLHPGDAGGDPGGALTPLGPEHMAQPAALKLTPEALTAAAFAAPAATTAAATAAATTAAAYAPPAAALPGYPSGGAAGRDFLLRRELPAAAAAVHGALGEQHPPAGSPHLPHPPPHGVFISAAGTYGAADGAHAAFPPPPPGEQSAPAGRHPPLNGQMRLGLAAAAGELYGRAEAHYGAAAASSSALQGYGSVNLNLAAAAAGHGHPHHPHPPAAAAGAFLRYMRQPIKQELICKWIDREPPPPPPPPPPGGRKPCSKTFSTMQELVSHVTVEHVGGPEQSSHVCYWEECPREGKPFKAKYKLINHIRVHTGEKPFPCPFPGCGKVFARSENLKIHKRTHTGEKPFKCEFDGCERKFANSSDRKKHSHVHTSDKPYYCKIRGCDKSYTHPSSLRKHMKIHCKSPPPSPPLGSQGYAAAGPPDGPLPPEADPAAEPPRGRAAALSPPVTNLSEWYVCQAGGAPRRPRSPSSRDTSPASEEDEPHRTSGGRTAP, encoded by the exons ATGTTTTTGAAGGCgggtagagggaaaaaaataacaacagcgAGCGTAGATGGGCTTGGCTGTGTCGTTATGGAGCCCCCTTTGAGCAAGAGGAACCCGACACTGAGATTAGCGGATTTGGCAGCGGCTCAGCCCCATCCTCATCAGAACATGACAGGCTTCCCGGGGCTGGGGAACCACCACGTCCACACCCACCACGCGGCCCACCTCCACCCCGGGGACGCGGGCGGCGACCCCGGCGGCGCCCTGACGCCGCTCGGACCCGAGCACATGGCGCAGCCCGCCGCCCTCAAGCTCACGCCCGAGGCGCTCACCGCCGCCGCTTTCGCCGCGCCCGCCGCCACCACCGctgccgccaccgccgccgccaccaccgCCGCCGCCTACGCACCGCCCGCTGCCGCCCTCCCGGGCTACCCGtcggggggggcggcgggccgggaCTTCCTCCTGCGGCGGGAgctgcccgccgccgctgccgccgtgCACGGGGCGCTGGGAGAGCAGCACCCGCCCGCCGGCTCCCCCCACCTCCCGCACCCGCCGCCCCACGGCGTCTTCATCTCGGCCGCCGGCACTTACGGCGCGGCCGACGGGGCGCACGCCGCcttcccgccgccgccgcccggcgaGCAGAGCGCGCCCGCCGGCCGCCACCCGCCGCTC AACGGGCAGATGCGCCTGGGGCTGGCGGCCGCCGCCGGCGAGCTCTACGGGCGCGCCGAAGCGCACtacggggccgccgccgcctcctcctcggCGCTGCAAGGCTACGGCTCCGTCAACCTCAacctggcggcggcggcggccggccACGGGCATCCGCaccacccccatcccc cggcggcggcggccggggcctTCCTGCGGTACATGCGGCAGCCCATCAAGCAAGAGCTGATCTGCAAGTGGATCGACCGGgagccgcctcctcctcctccgccgccaCCACCGGGCGGTAGGAAGCCCTGCTCCAAAACTTTTAGCACGATGCAGGAGCTGGTGAGCCATGTCACCGTGGAGCACGTCGGCGGGCCCGAGCAGAGCAGCCACGTGTGCTACTGGGAGGAGTGTCCCCGCGAAGGCAAGCCCTTCAAAGCGAAATACAAACTCATCAACCACATCCGAGTGCACACGGGAGAGaagcccttcccctgccccttccccggCTGCGGGAAGGTCTTCGCCCGTTCCGAAAACCTCAAGATCCACAAGCGGACTCATACAG GGGAGAAGCCCTTCAAGTGCGAGTTCGACGGCTGCGAGAGGAAGTTCGCCAACAGCAGCGACCGCAAGAAGCACTCCCACGTCCACACCTCCGACAAGCCCTACTACTGCAAGATCCGCGGCTGCGACAAGTCTTACActcaccccagctccctgcggAAGCACATGAAGATCCATTGCAAgtccccgccgccctccccgccgctGGGCTCCCAGGGCTACGCAGCGGCGGGGCCCCCCGACGGCCCGCTGCCCCCCGAGGCCGACCCGGCCGCCGAGCCGCCccgcggccgcgccgccgccctcTCCCCGCCGGTCACCAACCTCAGCGAGTGGTACGTCTGCCAGGCCGGAGGggctccccgccggccccgctccccctccaGCCGCGACACTTCCCCGGCCTCCGAGGAGGACGAGCCCCACAGGACCTCGGGGGGCAGAACCGCTCCCTAG